The following coding sequences are from one Rutidosis leptorrhynchoides isolate AG116_Rl617_1_P2 chromosome 11, CSIRO_AGI_Rlap_v1, whole genome shotgun sequence window:
- the LOC139874365 gene encoding uncharacterized protein — MAFKDHDINMFKRIYIPSLKLKELNGMGTSRGIEITNRADFATWKLKVLWFLGSVHEDAETVLTTGPITPGQMVDAVPGSDTVAAQPAYFRSTPRERWTEAEAIKFKLDSKIRSIIGNAVTVPILRKISHAKTAKAMWDLLLNDYEGVTVVKTQKRKNLIRCYENFAAEPKESLSDLHSRFQVLINDLESVGIEKTQQVLCQKFIELLPSNFESVITSMVISEKIEGYELSELFGILSNFEETQLKNEINVKKVAKDPEAALVATTKKNKQLFSSYSSKVESEEIKWQ; from the exons ATGGCATTTAAGGATCATGATATCAACATGTTTAAGCGGATATACATCCCCAG CTTAAAATTAAAAGAGCTAAATGGAATGGGAACTTCAAGAGGAATAGAGATCACAAACAG agcgg actttgcaacatgGAAGCTAAAAGTTCTATGGTTTCTTGGATCTGTTCATGAAGATGCAGAAACTGTCCTTACCACAGGACCCATTACACCAGGTCAAATGGTCGATGCTGTTCCTGGAtcagatactgttgctgcacaacctgcttATTTTCGTTCAACTCCAAGAGAAAGATGGACAGAAGCAGAAGCTATAAAGTTTAAGCTTGACAGCAAAATAAGAAGTATTATTGGTAATGCTGTCACTGTTCCTATTCTCAGGAAAATTagtcatgccaagactgctaaagctatgtgggatcttttACTTAATGATTATGAAGGAgtcacagttgttaagactcaAAAGAGAAAGAATCTGATCAGATGCTATGAAAACTTTGCTGCTGAGCCTAAAGAATCCTTAAGTGATCTCCACTCAAGGTTTCAGGTTttgataaatgatcttgaaagtgttggtatAGAAAAGACACAACAAGttttgtgtcaaaagttcattgaattactaccttcaaactttgaatcgGTTATTACTTCTATGGTAATAAGTGAGAAGATTGAAGGGTATGAGCTAAGTGAGTTGTTTGGTATTCTATCAAATTTTGAAGAAACACAGTTGAAGAACGAGATCAATGTTAAGAAGGTTGCTAAAGATCCAGAGGCAGCTTTGGTGGCTACTACAAAGAAGAACAAACAGTTGTTCTCCAGTTACTCTAGTAAGGTTGAATCTGAGGAAATCAAATGGCAATGA